The sequence below is a genomic window from Hemitrygon akajei chromosome 2, sHemAka1.3, whole genome shotgun sequence.
cttgtTGATGTGGGACTTccggcttctgaacctcctgccCGACGGTACCTGCGAGAAGAtggcacggtctgggtggtggggagctttgatgatggatactgccatTTTCAGGCAGCGCCTCCTGTAGACACTCCTGAATGGTGGAGATGGATGTGTCCATGGTGTACTGGCCAGAGACCACTACTCTGCATCTTCTTGCGGTCCCATGCATTTTGAATAGCCATAACAGAGcaggatgcaaccagtcaggacactGTGAATGATACATCACGGAATAAAACCAATGGCAGCCTTTATTGTCCcatgggtggtggggttgagcTGCCTCCTTGGTGGAAACCTTTGGCTTCTTGAGACAGCTGTATTGATAGGGATGTAAATATCCTGTGGGATGTTAGAGGAATTTGAACTTTTTTGTGTAAATGTAACAGTTTGGATCATTCTCGCTGATGCATTTATTTCTCTCGTACAGTTGGAACAACACTGTGACCCGCTCCATGGCAACTGTCCCAAGGTGAATGTGGCCTGTCCCTTTAAGGAGGTCGGCTGTCTGGAACAGGTTCGTATCCTTGTGGTGCACGTCAGCTGGTGCTGTGTCTGATCTCAGCTCTGAAGCCCAGACACAAAGTGTTTCTGAGTGGCCACAGAATCAAATGGcactgcagaatcagaatcagattcataaTCACTGACTTATGTttttgcaagacataaaaattgctaTAAGTTATGAAAAATACATAATTAATTAGAGCCAAAAGAGGAACATCAAGATTGTGCTCACGGCTTCAGAGATCTGAATGCAGAgggttcctaaaatgttgaatgttcatatatctcctccctgatggcagcaatcaGAAGAGGGCTTGTCGCGAATGGTGAGGGCCTTCATgatgatgctgccttcttgaagcatcgcctcttgaagatgtcctcgatggagggGAAGGTTGTGCCCAtcatggagctagctgagtccaCAAACCTCTGCAGCCGCTTTCTATCCTGTGCAATGGAGACTCCGTACTGGGCAGAGATGAAACCAGTCCGAGTGCTCTTCACCGAGAGTCTGTAGAAATTCTCTAGAGTCTTTGGCGACATATGAAATCTCCTCAGTATAGCCACTGGTGATTGTATCAGTGTGTTGGGTCCAGGACGGACCCATTCCGCCATTGACCCCGCCCCCCCATCACTTggccttgctgacgttgagtgcaatgtTGTAGAAGTGACACTAACCAGCTGATGGACTGCATCTCACTCCCGTACACCTCCTCTTACTGGCCCTTCTGCCCctcaatgtctgtgctgaacacaattaTAGCTGTTCTGTATAtgtgatccatttccctccattccttATTTGTATTCATTTATCTAAAAAAATATCTGTTATGGCCCCTATTTTTATCCGGCTCTGCCACTACCCCAGCAGGCCGTTCCATCCCCGGCTACAAAAACATGGCACTACACAGATCCTTTAAGTTTCTCTCCCCTCAAATTAGATGCACAAACTGACCCTCCACCCTGGGAAGTAGATTTTGGCTGGCTACTCAATCTATGTCTCTCTAAACCTTTACCGGGTCTCCCCTCGGTCACTGGggttccagagaaaataacccaatgttgtccaacctctcctgacAGCTTATACCCACTAAGCCAGGAAGCATCCTCGTGAAGCTCTTctacactctctccaaagcctccacgtcTCCTTGCCCAGAACTGTGCTCGATATCCCCAAGTGAAAACTGTTGTTCAATTTCCAGACTTTTATACTTAATTCCCTGACCAATGCCaaccatttctctctccacagcgttGCGTGTTTTTGTTTCGGATAGACTCTGATGTTCCTTTGCTGTTTTGTTTCTCCCACCCTGCCCCTCAGTTTCAACGAGAGGATCTGAACAAGCACCTCCAAGCCGCCCAGCAGACTCACCTCCTGCAAGTCCTCTCCCTCGCCACCAGCCTGCAGCCCGGGAGAACCTGCGGTGGGGACGCGCCCCAGGAGCCCCCTGAGAAGGCCGGGTGGAGGCAGACGGGCGAGCCCGCCAGGATCCCGGAAGGCAACACAGAGCCAGAGCCGGGAGTTGCCGCGGAGCGAGGCCTGCAGGCCCTGGAGGGCCGGACAGACGGCCTGGAGAGGTTGGTGCACAGCCTGAATGGGGAGCTGGACCGCTACGCCCAGGTGATCGAGGCACTGCAGCAGAAGTGCCTGCACCTCGAGCAGACTATTCACACCCTGCAGAAGAAAACAGGGGTGCGCTCGGCGGAGCTGTCTGCGCAGGCAGGACTGGCCTCCCCCGCCCCACCCCTCAGCACCAACGGTGTCCTGGTCTGGAAGATCAAAGACTTCTCCGCCAAGATGGCAGCGGCCAAGTCTGGCCAGCGTCCATCCTTCTACTCGCCGCACTTCACCACCCACCCTTTCGGCTACCGCCTCTGCTGCCGGGTCTACCCCAACGGCGACGGTGCTGGCAAGGGCAGCCACCTCTCCCTCTTCCTGGCGCTGGTGCGGGGCGACTATGACGAGGTCCTGCCCTGGCCCTTCCGGCAGAAGGTCACCTTCCTGCTGCTGGACCAGGCCGGCCAGCGGCACCTGAGGGAGTCCTTCTCGCCCGACCCGCTGAGCAGCTCCTTCCAGAAGCCCCGGAGTCACATGAACGTAGCCAGCGGCTGCCCCACCTTTGCCCGGCACGAGCTCTTCCAGAAGGAGCCCGGCCAGTACCTCAGGAACGACACCATCTACATCAAGGTGGTGGTGGACCCCATGGGTCTGCAGCTGTGAGACGGGGGCTGGGCGGGAGATGGGGGGTGTCCCCTGGTGTGAAATCATCTGCCTGAGTGGAAACAACCCATGATATCTCACTCTCTGGTGTGACGGcatggagggagctttactccgcATTTACCCTCGAGTGGGAGCAGGTAACAGGGTAGAGTGGAGGGGACTTCACACTGGGACAGTTAAGAGGGAGGAATTCGATGTATCTAATTCATTCTGTCTCAAGCTTGTATCATGTAATCGGATCGTGTAGAGGAAGCTTTGCACCGTATCCAACAtgttgtccctgccctgggagtgtgcaCTGGGatactgtggagggagatttgccCTGGTGCGACCCGTGTTACCCCTGTGCTGGAAgtccagtactgtgcagaagtcttaggcacgccAGAGTTTTTTACGTGGTTTCAGacggtatggcctccacagagcctcAATCTCAACATCGTGGAGATtttctgggattacctggagagtcaaagtctgcagaagaacattGACGAGATCTCCAGGACACCTGGAACAACCGACCAGTCGACTTTCTCATAAAACTGATCGACAGTGTACCTGAGGaaactgatgcagttttaaaggcaaagggtggtcacattaaatattgatttgatttagtttcttTTTACTGTTTAGTGCCTTTTGTAGTAatcttttttgatatttagaaacttttcaattCATTATTTTTGAGAGCTTCTActctttacagattttttttgcacatgcctaagactgttgcacagtactgtaagtatCAGGCTGGTGTAGAGGGATCTCTGTCTCAGTCCTTTAGATTCGTAATGGGACAGTGTCAACTTTGCTTTGTGCTTCACCTGTACCGTCCCTATTtaaggagtgtgtaatgggacagtgcagagggagctttactctgtatctaacttatttttaatatatCAGACGATTTCCGAAAGCAGTGGCCATAGTGAATCTCTGTAGTAGTTTTAAAAAGATTGGGGATTATGAACAGAGTTTTAAAATCTGCCTGCCACTCAGAGTCATACCTCATTGTAACAGGAAGCATATTTTTAGTGAGAAATTTATTAGTGAGCACTGCAGAGGACCTAAAGAACAAGGGATGAGATTCCACAGTATCTGCTGTTGGTGTTGGAGTGTttgagatgggactgtgtagagggagctttacaGTGCAGCTAACCCTCATTGGCACTGTCTGGAAGGCTTTGATGGGACTGTGTAGGAGGAAGTTTAATCCATATCAAATCCTTCCCATCTCTTCTTTGGGAGTGGCAAAGGGAGAGCAATTTGTACTCTGTTTCTAATTCATACTGTCCTTGAATATGTATATCATGACAGCATAGAAAATATATGCTCTGTATCATATGCCTGCCCCAGAACTGTATGACAGGACGGTGCAGGTGGTGGGGACCTAAGCTAAACTGAACAGTGGCAAGGTTGCCAAATGTAAGATCGGCATTCAGTTCCTGTTCTCTGTAAAGGGTctgtacgctctccctgtgactgcgtgggtttcctcccacgtgcaAATTCGTACAATTCAGGGTGAGTGTGCCGCGGGCTTGCCATGATGGTGCCGGAAGTGTGGTGGTAATTGTGGGCTATCCGGCACAATCCTCATGGATCTGATTTATGGGCAGCATGGTGGTTAACGTTACGTTATTATAGCGCCGGGAgccctgtaaggagcttgtacgttctctccgtgaccgtgtggatttcctcaggtttggtccagtttcctcccacattccatatcgaaccggttggtagattaattggttctgtgggtgagattGGGCGACGtgagctcgttgggccagaagggcctgtactgtgatgtgtCTCTAAGCTAAACTAAATTATCCCTGTCAACGAAGTACTGTATTGGACCCATGCTGTCCTTGCCCAGAGAATATTTGACAGGAGCCTAAACTGTGCTGTCTGGATCAAGAGGGGGAGGCTAATCTCCCTTTGCACCACCCACCACCCTCCCCTGCCCCAAAGGGGGAGTGAGATGGGGAAGATTAATGCTCAGTTTCTCCCTGTCTCCTTCTGGACTCTTGGGTAGCCTGAACTCCAGGGGAGGGCTGACTCTGGGACTCTGTTTACTGCACTTTAATCCTAACGGTATCaagctgtatttatttatttattgatgtgACTAATTTATTGACTCTTGGATTTCTTTGTAATATTGCAAGTGCTGCGCTGAATGTTAATAAAAGTTCATAAACATGCTGGGATTTATTGGAGTTGGTCTCTGATGCTGGGAGATGCACACCCATCTGTAAGTTgtactacaacacacacaaagtgctggaggaactcagcaggtcaggccgcatctacggaaatgaataaacaatcggcattttgggccaacacccttcttcgggactgaaaaggaaaggggaaggtggTAGAATAaaagggtggtggtggggtgggggggggggtgaggggaaggaggatagctggaaggtgataggtgaagccagctgggtgggaaaactaaaaggctggagaagaaggaatctgagaggagaaaggaccacaggagaaagggaaggaggaagggacccagggaaagtgataggcaggtgaggagaagaggtaaaggtCAGCCTGGGGAATAAATTAAGTGGGAAGGGTAATTTttcttaccagaaggagaaatcaatattcatgacatcagattggaggctacccggacagaggttttgctcctccaacctgagggtggcctcattttggCACAAAAAGAGGCCATGGATCGATATATCAGAGCGGGAATGGGAGtcggaatagaaacatagaaaacctacagcacaatacaagcccttcggcccacaaagttgtgctggacatgtccctaccctagaaattactagggttacccgtagccctctatttttctaagctccatgtacctatctaaaagtctcttaaaaggccctatcagatccgcctccaccaccgttgtcggcagcccattccacggactcaccactctctgagtaaaagtttccccctgacatctcctctgtacctactccccagcaccttaaacctgtgtcctcttgtggcaaccatttcaaccctgggaaaaagcctctgactatccacacaatcaatgcctctcatcatcttatacactctaccaggtcacctctcatcctccattgctccaaggagaaaaagccgagttcattcaacgtattttcataaggcatgctacccaatccaggcaacaccctggtaaatctcctctgcacccttctatccgtcctgtagtgaggtgatcagagctgaacacagtactccaattggggtctgtccatagaaccatagaacattacagcacagaaacaggccttttgttccttcttggctgtgctgaactatttttctgcctagtcccactgacctgcacctgggccatatccctccaaaccaccctcatccatatacctgtccaagtttttcttaaatgtcaaaagtgagcccgtattcaccacttcatctggcagctcattccacactccaaccactctctgcatgaagaagcccccactaatgttccctttaaacttttctcccttcacccttaaaccatgacctctggtttttttctccccaagcctcagtggaaaaaacctacttgcattcactctatctacacccatcataattttatacacctctatcaaatcaccccacattctcctacgctccagggaataaagtcctaacctattcaaactgtctctgtaactcagtttctcaagtcccggcagcatccttgtaaaccttctctgcactcttgcaaccttattaatatccttcctttaattaggtgatcaaaactgcacacaatactccaaatacagtctcaccaacctcaccattacattccaactcttatcaagtcaagtcaagtcacttttattgtcatttcaacaataactgctggtacagtacacagtaaaaatgagactttttcaggaccatggtgttacatgacacagtacaaaaactagactgaactacgtaaaaaacaatacagaaaaagctacactagactacagacctacacaggactgcgtaaagtgcacaaaaacagtgcaggcattacaataaataataaacaggacaatagggcaaggtgtcagtccaggcttcgggtattgaggagtctgatagtttgggggaagaaactgttacatagtcggGTCCTGAGAGCCCGAATGGTTCGGAGCCTTTTTCCAGACGGAGAAGAGAGATTTTTccaaagggagaagagattgtatgaggggtgcacggggtccttcataatgctatttcctttgtggatgcagcgtgtagtgtaaatgtccatgatggtgggaagagagacccccatgatcttctcagctgacctcactatccactgcagggtcttgcgttTCAAGATGGtataatttccgaaccaggcagtgatgcagctgctcaggatactctcaatacaacccctgtagaatgtcatGAGGATGGGGGGCatgagatggactttcctcagcctttgcagaaagtagagacgctgctgggctttctttgctatggagctggtgttgagggaccaggtgagattctctgtcaggtgaacaccaaggaaaactcaatactttgatttataaaggccaatgtaccaaaagctctctttacgaccctatctacttgtgacgccatttttagggaattatatatctgtactcccagatccctctgttctacagcactcctcagtgtcctaccattttccttgtatgttctaccttggtctgaccttccgaagtgcaatacctcacacttgtccgcattaaactccatctgccatttttcagctcattcctccaactggtccaaatccctctgcaagctttgaaaaccttcctcactgtccactacacctccaatctttgtatcaccagcaaatttgctgatccaatttgccacattatcatccagatcattgatatagatgacaaataacaatggacccatcactgatccctgtggcacaccactagtcacaggcctccactcagagtagcaatcctccactaccactctctggcttcttccattgagccaatgtctaa
It includes:
- the LOC140718369 gene encoding TNF receptor-associated factor 2-like, with amino-acid sequence MVALVSGISPVDPIASSCLLCSACRFLLIKPKQTECGHRYCTACLENLFRTGNEADCYICQKKVLRSKVYLDRAAENDAYVTKVFCTAHLEGCDWVGSLRSYLRTHRTQCGFQVLPCANVAFGCEVVGPRREMLVHETQECEWRMERCPHCETFCIHKLLEDHVAKCGKQESCPLCGQADLTKTELEQHCDPLHGNCPKVNVACPFKEVGCLEQFQREDLNKHLQAAQQTHLLQVLSLATSLQPGRTCGGDAPQEPPEKAGWRQTGEPARIPEGNTEPEPGVAAERGLQALEGRTDGLERLVHSLNGELDRYAQVIEALQQKCLHLEQTIHTLQKKTGVRSAELSAQAGLASPAPPLSTNGVLVWKIKDFSAKMAAAKSGQRPSFYSPHFTTHPFGYRLCCRVYPNGDGAGKGSHLSLFLALVRGDYDEVLPWPFRQKVTFLLLDQAGQRHLRESFSPDPLSSSFQKPRSHMNVASGCPTFARHELFQKEPGQYLRNDTIYIKVVVDPMGLQL